TCATTCGTTTGGCTCGCGTCGGTCGCGCCTCGCGCCCGGCCGGCCAGTTTATAGAGCCAGTCAAGTAGTATCATGCTGCCTGCTTTCCTACTGCCAGTGAGTCCTCTCCTAATCAAGTCCCGCGCGCGTCCGCCCGGCCGGCCTCGACGTCGACATGCCGCCGATCCGGGTGCTGACGGCGCTGGACCAGGCGCGCACGCAGTACTACCACTTCAAGGCCATCGTCATCGCCGGTATGGGCCTCTTCACCGACTCGTACGACCTCTTCTGCATCGCGCCCGTCATGAAGCTCATCGGCCGCGTCTACTACGCGCCTGCGGACGACCCCAGCAGGGTCGACGACGACGGAGGCCGCCCCCGCCCGGGCGTCACGCCGCCCGCCGTGGTGTCCGCCACCGTGGGCGTGGCGCTGCTGGGCGCGGTGGCCGGGAACCTGGTGTTCGGCGCCTTGGGCGACCGCGCGGGCCGGCGCCGCGTCTACGGCGCGTCGCTGCTCCTCATGCTGTGCGCCTCCGTGGGGAGCGGCTTCTCCGTGTGCCGCACCCGCGGCTGCGCGCTCGCCAGCCTCTGCCTCTTCCGCTTCTTCCTCGGCGTCGCCGTCGGCGGCGACTACCCGCTCTCCGCCACCATCATGTCCGAGTTCGCCAACCGCCGCACGCGGGGCGCCTTCATCGCCGCCGTCTTCTCCATGCAGGGCTTCGGGATCCTCGCCAGCTCCACGGTCATcatggccgtcgccgccgcgttCGACCGCTACACGGGCCGCCGCGCTCCGCTCGACGACACGCCCGAGGCCGCCGACCTCGCCTGGCGGATCATACTCATGATCGGCGCCGTACCCGCCGCCGTCACCTTCTACTGGAGGATGGCCATGCCCGAGACGGCCAGGTACGTGCGCGTACGAAGCCATTCGTTTCGATTTTCGATGGCCAAATGATTAACACGGCGGCGGCGCGCTGTAAAGTTACGTAGTACGAACGGAATGGTTCGAATTGGGCTTAATAGTGTCCGTACGTACGTGCTATTGCCTTTTCTAAAGTGACAGCCAAGATTGACGTGCCTACATTACTAATGGTTCGAAATGGACTTCACACGATGATGATCTCAAAACATGCTAATGTACTAAGTAGTTGCATAGAAAATGGTTAAAAAAAACTGAAATAGGTTTTAGGTGTTGATGTATACTCTCTTTTTTTTTGCGAGGGTGTTGATGTATACTCATGTCACTTACATACAGTTAAATAAAAGGTCGAGTTGAAGAATATACTACTGCGTTATACCAGCTATCCCAAGACGTAGTCGCCTCTCTTCACCTGCAGCCCAGTGGCCTGGGAAGTAATATACGTGTCTCACCTATACGGGCCATACACCGGCAACCAGGCCGGTTCAGCATATCAACTATAGTCAGCGGCTTGCATTGGCATCAGTTTTTTTTTAAGCTCAACTTGCCAGTCGTCACGATTATGGAATTACTAGCATGTTTCTGGTGTTGTTCCCTCTGACCTACGACCTTCTAGAACTAATCATGTAATTTAACGTTGCTGTGTTACATCAGTTTAGGCCTTATTTAGTTCCTCCCCTAAAAGTTTACGTCATGTCTcatcaaatgtttggacacatgcatggagtattaaatatagactagaaaaataactaattacacaaattatgactactttacgagacgaatcttttaagcctaattagtacatgatttgataataaagtgatacagtaacacatgtgctaatgacggattaattaggtttaataaatttgtctcgcggtttactaacggattctgtaatttatttttttattagtattcgaacaccccatgcgacacatccatgtgacaccctaaaactttacaccctgaaaTTAAAAAAGGCCTTAATAGTTAATAGGCTTTATATATACACATAATCGATAATCCAAAGCATCTCTTTCTGACCTACGACCCTAGATGATAATCATGCCAATCAATCTTAGTATACCAGCTTCGATGATCACACACCTGTACTAACAAAAAGAGTTAAGACGTCTTTCTCCAATCTGTTTTATTTTTTAATCATTTTAAGAAATTGGAGAGCGGCCGTGTTCAGTGTGGTTGGGAGCGCGTGTTCGCTCACCCAGTATTGACTGGAAGTCAAGGCTTCTCAACCACACTGAAGCTGCTCTGAGAGTCATAATAGTCATGGCCTATGTTTGCTAGGATTATGTGTTATATTTTATATTTCTCTTAAGACGCAATTAGAAAATAACATTGGAGCTGCGATAGTAGCATGGTGTCCGAGCAGTCTACACAttggtcccgttcgctggtctgaaacttgactgaaactggttgaaaaacattattccagctgaattgttgtgagagaaaaacactgttccggctgaaaaaagaagccgaacaagtcgaatataggataagccgaacagggccattcTCGAGTGCACATTTAAGTGATTAGACTTGAAAATaatagtactccctctgttctctATTTTATAGACTGTTTtggttcttcttttcttttcttttttgcgaCTCTCCGTTTTGGTTCTTCTAGATATACAACTTTTACTATGATTTTAgacatatctaggtgcatagtaaagatatgtatctagaaaagccaatcTTAGGTTATTGTTACCATCAATGCAAGGCTAGAAAATATACATGACATGTTGCATAACATATTGGTAAATAAGATAACAATATCAATCAACTGTAATCTAGGATTGAGATATACGCTTACTCCTAGAATCTAGAACGTGTTTTTCACTCAATAGTCTGTCTTTTTTAGAATTTTTTGCTCCGTAGAGAATGAGCTTATTTGCAGCTCGGTGGTTGAGTCAATGGACAAAAGAAGGTTGGTCTCATGTTCCATTCGCCGCACGGCATTTTACCACAGATTAACTCAAAATACGAGTCCACTACTTGGCCAAAGTCTCGCATCAGCTTGGCCAAACCAGGTTTGATGTTCGGTAGCACCAAGAAATCCCTAGTAATCTTGCCTGCTTGAATAAAAGCTAGGAAAATCTTGATAGCCTCGACGAGTCAAATTGGCTCCCTTACCCCCGGCAAGTTTTTGAATGATGTTGTGTGCTTGTCTCTTCCTTGTAGCCATCGTCAGATAGAGAAACTGGGTAACAGACATCCTCCCCAACTGTCAAAATTAGATAAAATTGggcccacaaaatttcatatgTGGTTTCCTATTTTCTAAATCTAAAACAATAAAAATCATGTTGGATCTCTAAAAGTTGATAATTAATTTACTTTTACATAAAAAATATGTAGCTAGTTTCAGTTTCCTTCAAAAGATGTTATCCAATTGTTGGTGCTTTATTTAGAGTTGTTTTGATCTTATTTGTTTTAAATAAATAGTgagcaagattacaagtaataaAGCAATAGGAACAAAAATAAACCAACTCCAATATGTGTATAATGAGTAGATAACATTTTTAGAAGAAAATTGGTACTAGTTTGATATTTTTCTAGATTACTCTCTATTGCTTCAAAATACGTTATCAACAAGTTATAAATAAAATAGTTTTAGAAAGAAATAAACCAATTCTAAATAAGTATATAGAGACCATAAATGAGCAGATAACATTTTTAGAAGAAAATTGGTACTAGTATGATATTTTTCTAGATTACTCCCTATTGCTTCCAAATATGTTATCAACCAGTTCTAAATAAAACAGTTTTACAAACAAATAAACCAATTCCAAATAACTCTATATAGATCATAAATAAGCAGATAACATTTTTAGAAGAAAATTAGTACTACTTTGATATTTTTCTAGATTACTCCCAATTGTTCCAAATATGTTATCAACCAGTTCTAAATAAAACTGTTTTAGAAACAAATAAACCAGTTCCAAATATCTCTGTATAGATCATAAATGAGCAGATAACATTTTTAGAAGAAAATTAATACTAGTTTGATATTTTTCTAGATTACTCCCTATTGATCCAAATATGTTATCAACCAGTTCTAAATAAAATAGTTTTAGAAAGAAATAAACTAGTTCCAAATAACTATATATAGatcataaaatagccgataacaATTTATTTgaagtaaaataaataaattatgattTTTTAGAGATCATAccaaatttttattattaaaATACACAAAACCACCTATGAAACTAGTCCAGAGGAGTAAATTTATCTGGTTTCTACTAGACGGTGTCTTTTGTCTGTTTTTTAGTTCAAGATTGAAAACCGAACCAACTTGTAACTTGATAACTTTACCCCCTAATAAAAAGGCTAAAAATCGCTAAAATGCTCCTACGACCCAATGGTGGTATAACTGTAAAGTAGAATGGTTAAGTGTCTTCGCCTACCTTCAGAGGCCGCGTAGTGTATTATCGCAACTCCAGCAATAGCCCTCAAATCAAAGCCCTCTACTTTTTGTTTGAGAGCTCCACCTATTTCTGAGGGCCCTGATTTCTGGACTGCACTCCAGCAGGAGTCCtcaaatcaatttttagagaGAATGACACGTAGGACCCACTCGTCATCATCATCTTATCTTCTTCACAGAGGAACGTGACCATGGGGGCGGATGGGAAGGGACGCGCTGGGGACTTGCTCGCGGTCGGGAATTGGCTTCGACCTCTGGCGAGCAGGGACGGCGGGCAGGAAGGAGGCCGCGCGCGGCGCGCTTCTCTAGTGGCCCTGCACCACTACGGGGGAGCAGCCCATGCCACTTGGGAAGAAGCCCGAGCTCGCCACGCTGGGGTGGAGCGGGGAGGAGCCCACACCGCCGGGAGGAACAGGGCAGAGCCCGTACCGAGAGGAAGGAGGCCAGACGCATGGGGAAGGACGCCACGACGAGACCCGGACGCAGGAGGAGAAGCGGCTCCCTACGAATCTGGGGCGGTGGAGGGGGCGCTGCGACAAGAGAGGTGTTCGGCGGCCCCTTCCCCACCGGATCTGAGCGGCACTTGATGGAAACATTGGGGATCGGACGGCGCGACGAGGGAAAAGAGCGGGAGCGGGAGCCAGAACAACAACCAACTGTCGGATGGGGGTGGGGTGGAGGCCCATGGGATTGAGGGCCGAGGGGGCTAGTTTGAGAGCCACCTAAATTTGGGGACCAGAGTAGAGACTCTGCTAGAGCTGTGTTTTTAGCTCCAGCCCTCAAATTTTAGTTTGAGGGCTTGAATAGGGTGTGTGCTGAAGATGCTCTTAATTTGAGTCAGAATAGCCCTGCCATGGCTTACAAGTACAACCATAGATTGATATGATCAAGCAATTCTAGTAATACAGCAAATTCTATACATGTTTCCATCTATATATCAGCAAGATCAATAAATCATAGGTCATACCAATTTTACATAATATACTTTTACAATAACTGCAGGTTTACAGCCCTTGTGGAGCACGACGCGGTGAAGGCAACCCACGACATTGGGCGCGTGCTCGCCGACCTCGACCTGGCCTCGATCACCGAGGAGGAGGTGGCCGCCTTCCGCCGCACGACTCCTCCGGCGCAGTTCGGCCTCACGACGGCGTCGTCGTACGGCCTCTTCTCGCGCCGCTTCCTCCGGCGGCACGGCCGGGACCTCTTCGCGTGCGCGTCCGCGTGGTTCCTTCTCGACATCCCCTACTACAGCAGCACGCTGTTCCAGTCCCAGATCTACCGCCCGTGGTTCCCGCCGGCTGAGCACGTGAACGCGTTCCAGGAGGCCTTCAACGTGGCCAAGTTCCAGGCCATCATCGCCGTCGCGTCCAGCATCCCCGGCTACATCGTCGCCGTGCTCCTCATCGACCGCGTGGGCCGACGCCGGCTCCAGATGACCGGGTTCTTCCTCATGGCCGTCTTCCTCTTCGCGCTCGCCGGGCCGTACGACCGTTACTGGCGCGGCCACGCGACGGACGCGTGGTACATCGTGCTCTACGCGCTCACCTTCTTCTCCG
The nucleotide sequence above comes from Miscanthus floridulus cultivar M001 chromosome 18, ASM1932011v1, whole genome shotgun sequence. Encoded proteins:
- the LOC136522998 gene encoding probable inorganic phosphate transporter 1-10; this translates as MPPIRVLTALDQARTQYYHFKAIVIAGMGLFTDSYDLFCIAPVMKLIGRVYYAPADDPSRVDDDGGRPRPGVTPPAVVSATVGVALLGAVAGNLVFGALGDRAGRRRVYGASLLLMLCASVGSGFSVCRTRGCALASLCLFRFFLGVAVGGDYPLSATIMSEFANRRTRGAFIAAVFSMQGFGILASSTVIMAVAAAFDRYTGRRAPLDDTPEAADLAWRIILMIGAVPAAVTFYWRMAMPETARFTALVEHDAVKATHDIGRVLADLDLASITEEEVAAFRRTTPPAQFGLTTASSYGLFSRRFLRRHGRDLFACASAWFLLDIPYYSSTLFQSQIYRPWFPPAEHVNAFQEAFNVAKFQAIIAVASSIPGYIVAVLLIDRVGRRRLQMTGFFLMAVFLFALAGPYDRYWRGHATDAWYIVLYALTFFSANLGPNTTTFILPAELFPARFRSTCHGISGAAGKLGALIGAIGFLWASQDRDRSKVLAGAGYEPGIGMMYALIILGGICLLGLAVTYLFTPETMRRSLEENESDNGHSQAAEGDAGQRFQELAELPKSPASMVSSHVSSSPIHPHRFSV